A portion of the Krasilnikovia cinnamomea genome contains these proteins:
- a CDS encoding DUF6766 family protein: protein MRRLRDHSLGSVFGLLFLLALVGQAFAGHADFNAQQLTNGLPPVSLGRYLTSASFAVDVAENWQSEYLQFFLFIILTVWLVQKGSPESKPLDKAGLESDRDQHVGQHASAASPAWAKAPGWRLGVYSNSLGIVMGVVFVLAWLAQSVAGVAAYNERQLSQLQDPVSWAAYLLEPDFWNRTLQNWQSELLAVASMVILSIYLRQRGSPESKPVGTAHGVTGVEG from the coding sequence ATGCGGCGGTTACGCGACCACTCGCTCGGCTCGGTGTTCGGGCTGTTGTTCCTGCTGGCCCTGGTCGGTCAGGCATTCGCCGGGCACGCCGACTTCAACGCTCAGCAGCTCACCAACGGGCTGCCGCCAGTCTCGCTGGGCCGGTACCTGACCTCGGCCAGCTTCGCCGTCGACGTCGCTGAGAACTGGCAGTCCGAGTACCTGCAGTTCTTCCTGTTCATCATCCTGACGGTGTGGCTGGTGCAGAAGGGGTCACCTGAGTCGAAGCCGCTGGACAAGGCCGGGCTGGAGTCCGACCGGGACCAGCACGTCGGGCAGCACGCCTCGGCGGCGTCCCCCGCCTGGGCGAAGGCGCCGGGTTGGCGCCTCGGCGTCTATTCGAACTCCCTGGGCATCGTCATGGGAGTGGTCTTCGTGCTGGCCTGGCTCGCGCAGTCGGTGGCGGGTGTCGCGGCGTACAACGAGCGGCAGCTCAGTCAGCTGCAGGATCCGGTGTCGTGGGCGGCGTACCTGCTCGAGCCGGACTTCTGGAACCGGACGTTGCAGAACTGGCAGTCGGAGCTGCTGGCCGTGGCATCCATGGTCATCCTGTCGATCTACCTGCGCCAGCGTGGCTCACCGGAGTCGAAACCGGTCGGCACGGCACACGGCGTGACCGGCGTCGAAGGGTAA
- a CDS encoding helix-turn-helix transcriptional regulator, with amino-acid sequence MPLPPHISRIHTDSPDEHYAWLASRYADHHRRIRAQARGFEFLSETGALGALSFIRSRYLAATAYAEWPPVAYVLAPHVYSGRCLLNWKGREVRVPARGAVLIPPDNFSMLLDTAEYAGLLMPLGVVRRVAEETTGLAPDRLRFTGLLPVSADAQRHWLSTVDFVRRGIYSRALEPPLLLAAAEQAVAASLLATFPNTATIAAQRRPRDPATPAVVRRAMAFVDAHAEEPITLTDIAAAAGVVPRTLHQAFRRHRDTSPATYLRQVRLARAHDQLRAARLDDATTVADVAARWGFLSPRRFAVYYRQTYGRPPGQAPHTGHLAGGG; translated from the coding sequence ATGCCGCTACCGCCTCACATCTCCCGGATCCACACCGACAGCCCGGACGAGCACTATGCGTGGCTGGCCTCCCGGTACGCCGACCATCACCGCCGGATCCGGGCGCAGGCCCGCGGGTTCGAATTCCTCTCCGAGACCGGCGCGCTGGGTGCCCTGAGTTTCATCCGCTCCCGCTACCTGGCGGCGACCGCGTACGCCGAGTGGCCACCCGTGGCCTACGTCCTGGCCCCGCATGTGTACTCGGGCCGTTGCCTGCTGAACTGGAAGGGACGGGAGGTGCGGGTGCCCGCACGAGGCGCCGTGCTGATCCCGCCCGACAACTTCTCCATGCTGCTCGACACCGCCGAGTACGCCGGCCTGCTGATGCCGCTGGGTGTGGTGCGGCGGGTGGCCGAGGAGACGACCGGGCTGGCGCCGGACCGCCTCCGCTTCACCGGGCTGCTGCCGGTCTCGGCCGACGCGCAGCGGCATTGGCTGTCCACGGTCGACTTCGTGCGACGCGGCATCTACAGCCGCGCCCTGGAGCCACCCTTGCTCCTTGCCGCGGCCGAGCAGGCAGTCGCGGCCAGCCTGCTCGCCACGTTCCCGAACACCGCCACGATCGCCGCGCAGCGCCGGCCCCGTGACCCGGCCACCCCGGCCGTGGTACGCCGGGCGATGGCGTTCGTCGACGCGCACGCCGAGGAACCGATCACGCTGACCGACATCGCCGCCGCGGCCGGCGTCGTGCCCCGCACCCTGCATCAGGCGTTCCGCCGCCACCGCGACACCAGTCCCGCGACGTATCTGCGCCAGGTGCGGCTGGCCCGCGCCCACGATCAGTTGCGCGCCGCCCGGCTCGACGACGCGACCACCGTCGCCGACGTCGCGGCCCGCTGGGGTTTCCTGAGCCCGCGCCGCTTCGCCGTCTACTACCGGCAGACGTACGGCCGGCCGCCGGGCCAGGCTCCGCACACCGGCCACCTGGCCGGGGGCGGGTAG
- a CDS encoding carbonic anhydrase — MAEIKSPTPREAFELLLAGNRRFVAGTPEHPNQDAARRAEIAPGQRPFAVLFGCSDSRLAAEIIFDRGLGDLFVVRTAGHVTGAEVIGTIEYGVDVLDCPLVVVLGHDSCGAVNAACAALEDGMAPAGYVRDVIERVTPSLLAARAAGRVEADEILAEHIRHTVDLLLDRSRVLAERVGAGRAAVVGLSYRLADGSAEMIAARGLDITTDTAS, encoded by the coding sequence ATGGCGGAGATCAAGTCCCCGACGCCCAGGGAAGCCTTCGAGCTGCTGCTCGCCGGTAACCGGCGCTTCGTCGCGGGCACCCCAGAGCACCCGAACCAGGACGCGGCTCGCCGCGCCGAGATCGCACCGGGGCAGCGGCCGTTCGCCGTCCTGTTCGGGTGCTCCGACTCCCGGCTGGCGGCGGAGATCATCTTCGATCGCGGCCTGGGTGACCTGTTCGTGGTGCGCACCGCGGGCCACGTCACGGGCGCTGAGGTGATAGGCACCATCGAGTACGGGGTGGACGTGCTGGACTGCCCGCTGGTGGTGGTTCTCGGCCATGACTCGTGCGGGGCGGTGAACGCCGCGTGCGCCGCGCTGGAGGACGGGATGGCGCCGGCCGGGTACGTCCGCGACGTCATCGAGCGGGTGACGCCCAGCCTGCTCGCGGCTCGGGCCGCCGGTCGCGTGGAGGCCGACGAGATCCTGGCGGAGCACATCAGGCACACGGTTGACCTGCTGTTGGACCGCTCCCGGGTACTCGCTGAACGGGTCGGCGCCGGCCGGGCCGCCGTCGTGGGTCTGAGCTACCGACTGGCCGACGGCAGCGCCGAGATGATCGCCGCCCGAGGCCTCGACATCACCACCGACACCGCATCGTGA
- the kstD gene encoding 3-oxosteroid 1-dehydrogenase, with product MPPTLSRRTVLAGAAAIGAGLAVGSASPGRAALAAEQQFDAVVIGCGAAGMTAALRLARRGVSVLVVEKAPTFGGSAARSGAGIWIPNNDVILAAGVPDTPASAAAYLAAVVDGDVPTAKQQAFLDNGPRMISFVQANSPLRFRYMADYPDYYPELPGGMPQGRSIEPDLFDGKLLGPELANLNPAYMPTPPGLTVFTTDYKWLTLALVNLHGTAVAAECAARYAAAVLRGQTPLTMGQALAGALRAGLATAGVPVWLNTPFQDFQFDAQGRVTGVVVSRDGSPTVIQARRGVIVAAGGFEHNLAMRLAYQRKPIGTDWTVGAAANTGDGIQAGLRAGAATDFLDDAWWGPAIPLPGEPYFCLAERTLPGCILVNSAGSRFVNEAAPYGDVVHVMYDKNGATPDIPAWLVFDQNYRNRYLFRDVPPLLPFPDSWYDAGAVFRNPTLGGLAREIGVPADALCATVARFNRYALAGSDPDFHRGDSAYDHYYTDPAVRPNSCLAPLWLPPFYACKIVPGDLGTKGGLRTDARSRVLRTDGTVVAGLYAAGNSSAAVMGHSYAGAGATIGPAMTFGYIAANDIADHP from the coding sequence ATGCCCCCAACCCTCAGCCGACGTACGGTCCTCGCGGGTGCCGCAGCCATCGGCGCGGGCCTGGCGGTCGGGTCGGCCTCGCCCGGTCGCGCGGCTCTCGCCGCCGAGCAGCAGTTCGACGCGGTCGTCATCGGGTGCGGCGCCGCCGGGATGACCGCGGCCCTGCGCCTGGCCAGGCGCGGTGTCAGCGTCCTCGTGGTGGAGAAGGCGCCGACGTTCGGCGGTTCCGCGGCCCGCTCCGGTGCCGGGATCTGGATTCCGAACAACGACGTCATCCTCGCCGCAGGGGTGCCCGACACTCCGGCGTCGGCGGCGGCCTACCTGGCCGCGGTGGTCGACGGCGACGTGCCCACCGCCAAGCAGCAGGCGTTCCTGGACAACGGCCCGCGGATGATCTCGTTCGTGCAGGCGAACAGCCCGCTTCGCTTCAGGTACATGGCGGACTATCCCGACTACTACCCGGAACTGCCCGGCGGCATGCCGCAGGGCCGCTCGATCGAGCCGGACCTGTTCGACGGCAAACTGCTCGGCCCGGAGCTGGCCAACCTGAACCCGGCGTACATGCCGACCCCTCCGGGACTGACGGTGTTCACCACCGACTACAAGTGGCTGACCCTCGCTCTGGTCAATCTGCACGGCACGGCCGTCGCGGCGGAGTGCGCCGCCCGGTACGCCGCCGCTGTCCTGCGCGGACAGACCCCGTTGACCATGGGGCAGGCACTGGCGGGCGCGCTGCGCGCGGGGCTGGCCACGGCCGGTGTCCCGGTCTGGCTGAACACACCGTTCCAGGACTTCCAGTTCGACGCGCAGGGACGGGTCACCGGTGTCGTCGTCAGCCGCGACGGATCGCCGACCGTCATCCAGGCCAGGCGCGGCGTCATCGTGGCCGCGGGCGGTTTCGAACACAACCTCGCGATGCGGCTGGCGTATCAGCGCAAGCCGATCGGCACCGACTGGACCGTGGGCGCCGCCGCGAACACGGGCGACGGTATCCAGGCCGGACTGCGCGCGGGCGCGGCCACGGACTTCCTGGACGACGCGTGGTGGGGACCGGCCATCCCACTGCCCGGCGAGCCGTACTTCTGCCTGGCCGAGCGCACGCTGCCCGGCTGCATCCTGGTCAACAGCGCCGGATCGCGGTTCGTCAACGAGGCGGCGCCGTACGGCGACGTCGTGCACGTCATGTACGACAAGAACGGTGCCACACCGGACATCCCGGCCTGGCTCGTGTTCGACCAGAACTACCGCAACCGCTACCTGTTCCGGGACGTCCCGCCGCTGCTGCCGTTCCCCGACTCCTGGTACGACGCCGGGGCCGTGTTCCGGAACCCGACCCTCGGTGGCCTCGCCCGCGAGATCGGTGTCCCCGCGGACGCGTTGTGCGCGACGGTCGCCCGGTTCAACCGGTACGCACTGGCCGGCTCCGATCCCGACTTCCACCGCGGCGACAGCGCGTACGACCACTACTACACGGACCCCGCGGTCCGCCCGAACTCGTGCCTGGCCCCGCTCTGGCTGCCGCCCTTCTACGCCTGCAAGATCGTGCCGGGTGACCTCGGCACCAAGGGCGGGTTGCGTACCGACGCCCGCTCCCGGGTACTGCGCACCGACGGCACGGTCGTTGCCGGCCTCTACGCGGCAGGCAATTCGAGTGCCGCCGTGATGGGGCACAGCTACGCCGGTGCGGGCGCCACCATCGGCCCGGCGATGACGTTCGGATACATCGCCGCCAACGACATCGCCGATCACCCCTGA
- a CDS encoding methyl-accepting chemotaxis protein, producing the protein MFRLLDQVPVKPRTTAALLCLVGGSLGLGLYTHFTVGAVAERLPAGSAGRAELESVASLALWLPLVLAPLGVLLQMSSWMTLVRALKHCAQMITTAASGDLSPRMIVFGKDELALLATSFNTMMGQLGTTVVGIRQAVEELAAHSGTLERASATMTEAAGATATELESVAGEARRTSDEVESIATGTEQMRVAIEEISSNTSAASRAADTAVAGIDQATANVTRLHESSQLIGDVVRTINAIAAQTNLLALNATIEAARAGEAGRGFAIVAGEVKELAQATATATEEIARRVEGIQRDTDEAVTVVTGFSEVISSIAERQITIASAVEEQTATTAAMVAGAGTVSVSAEQISRAIDAVGSAAYEVRGAAVDSREAVEGLSRTASRLSEMASVFRN; encoded by the coding sequence ATGTTCCGACTGCTTGACCAGGTGCCGGTGAAGCCGCGCACGACCGCCGCACTGCTCTGCCTGGTGGGAGGCTCGCTCGGCCTCGGCCTGTACACGCATTTCACCGTCGGCGCGGTCGCCGAGCGGCTGCCGGCCGGCTCGGCCGGCCGGGCGGAACTGGAGTCGGTGGCAAGCCTCGCCCTGTGGCTGCCACTCGTGCTCGCGCCGCTCGGTGTGCTGTTGCAGATGTCGTCCTGGATGACCCTGGTCCGGGCGCTCAAGCACTGCGCTCAGATGATCACGACAGCGGCGAGCGGCGACCTCAGCCCACGGATGATCGTCTTCGGCAAGGACGAGCTGGCCCTGTTGGCAACGAGCTTCAACACGATGATGGGCCAGCTCGGCACCACCGTCGTGGGCATCCGCCAGGCGGTCGAGGAGCTCGCCGCCCACTCCGGCACGCTGGAACGGGCGAGCGCCACGATGACCGAGGCCGCCGGGGCCACCGCCACCGAGTTGGAGTCGGTCGCCGGCGAGGCGCGCCGCACCAGCGACGAGGTCGAGTCGATCGCCACGGGGACCGAGCAGATGCGGGTGGCGATCGAGGAGATCAGCAGCAACACGTCGGCCGCCTCCCGCGCCGCCGACACCGCCGTGGCCGGCATCGATCAGGCCACCGCGAACGTGACCCGGCTGCACGAGTCGAGCCAGCTGATCGGCGACGTGGTTCGGACGATCAACGCCATCGCGGCCCAGACCAACCTGCTCGCCCTCAATGCCACCATCGAGGCGGCCCGGGCCGGCGAGGCCGGCCGCGGCTTCGCGATCGTGGCCGGCGAGGTCAAGGAACTGGCGCAGGCGACCGCCACCGCGACCGAGGAGATCGCCCGGCGGGTGGAGGGCATCCAGCGCGACACCGACGAGGCGGTCACCGTGGTCACCGGCTTCTCCGAGGTGATCAGCTCGATCGCCGAGCGGCAGATCACGATCGCCTCGGCGGTCGAGGAGCAGACCGCGACGACGGCCGCGATGGTGGCCGGCGCCGGCACGGTGAGTGTCAGCGCCGAGCAGATCAGCCGGGCGATCGACGCCGTCGGCTCTGCGGCCTACGAGGTCCGTGGGGCGGCGGTCGACAGCCGCGAGGCCGTCGAGGGCCTGAGCCGTACCGCCAGCCGCCTCAGCGAGATGGCCTCGGTCTTCCGGAACTGA